Genomic segment of Salvia hispanica cultivar TCC Black 2014 chromosome 2, UniMelb_Shisp_WGS_1.0, whole genome shotgun sequence:
CGGCCAGCCCATTGGGCGCTACGACGACATGTGGGCCGGCTGGTGCGTCAAGGTCATCTGCGATCATTTGGGGTTGGGAGTGAAGACGGGGCTGCCCTACATTTGGCACAGCAAAGCAAGCAACCCTTTTGTGAACCTGAGAAAAGAGTACAATGGGATATTCTGGCAAGAAGAGATTATCCCTTTCTTCCAATCAGCCATACTTTCAAAGGACTCCACAACTGTGCAGAAGTGCTACATTGAGCTTGCCAAACAGGTCAAGGACAAGCTCGGCAAAATCGACCCCTATTTCGTCAAGCTGTCAGACGCAATGGAGACGTGGATTCAGGCCTGGGATGACCTCAACCCCCCTGCCAAGCTGGTTCCAACCGCTAAGCTTACTAAGTGATCACCAACACATGTTCAAGTCTGCAAAATCATCACTTTTGTTATCATCATCAAACAATAAATGAGATACTATATCACATATCCTCACCATCAATATAGTCTTCTTTCTTGATGAACACCACATATTCcatgtcacattttcaaaaataagtTCAAGATGGCAACTACACGaagaaattagggtttttgaaaatatagtattaatcaAAGCAAAATTGCTAGTCAAATAATACAACCAAAACTTCTTTAGCGCTTCAACTCGTTAATAAATAACGAAAATCTAAAACACAAGTACAGTTGGAGGCGTAGAATAATAAAAACGATAAAAACTGGAGAAAACTGATGCTGGTTTGAATGCTGAATTTCATGGGCTGAGAATCTTGTGCGGATATTGCATATTTCTCTCCGTAGAGGAGATATGCAGCAAACGGACTCCCAGCAGCTAGGGCCAAGCCAGAGTTGTATTATCATAAATTAGGGGTGgattcttctgtcttcttacGTTTACTTGCTGGCTCGTCCTCAACTTCATTCGGGGTGggttcttctgtcttcttatGTTTACTTGCTGCCTCGTCCTCGCCTTCCTTGAGCTTCTGCAGTTCATTCACTACATCTGCACCCAGAAGTGAGGTGTGTTTGATTGTAATCTGACGTCCTGCCCTGAGCTTAGGCCCCCAATGCCTCTCCGGATTGCGGGGAAATCTCGCGACCTTTTTCGCCTGTGCTTTGCTAAGGGAAGCGGCAGCTCGTGCAAAATTAACCTGCCAATCGACAAAGTAAACCAACCTTTGTGTGAGAGAGATCTCCAACTAAATCAATTTCCAGTAGATAATGGTATTGCATATTGAATAACGAAGCGCTAGTGTGATCCCACATGTTCCACAAAATCACGAAGAAATGAAAACCAAGATAAAGTTTTCACCTGCAGAACAGGTTCCTTGGCTAGGATTACACTTCCAGCCATACCAGGTGACTGAGCTTTCACAGGATGAGTTTTCACCTGGTAATAAGAAAAAGATCATCAATTGTTTTGCACTAGGCAATGGTCAATTCCCTAGGAGTTCATTCTAATATTGAAGCATTGTTTTACCAgagaaatttaagaaatgatGGGAGGTTCTTCcagattaattaaaaaaaagcagATGCAGCGGCTTACTAGAGTGTATAATTTTAGACCACAGGTGAAAAAGAAACATTGTGCTTACCCAGCAGCGCATGATATCCCATATAACATCCATAGGGGCATTGGTTTTCAAACCTAGCTCACATGCATGAGTTCCTGATATGCGATATCCTGCATTAATTACAGCAGAACGAAACATAACTGCAGAGGGCGAGGTGCATTTCAAAGTTGCAGAGAGACTGTGCAGACTCAGATATAGGGGAACATCTGGTAACTCCtgcaataagagtcacatgtATTAAGAAAAACACTGACAAGATACAAATTTTTCAGCTGTTTCATGTTTTTGGGGAAATGAAAGATTATTGCAgctaaaagaggaaacattGACTTCTGAAATGACAGCCACACAGATAAATTGATTGTCTATTGCAGAAATTTCTAAACTCCTTCAACGACATCTGAATTGACAATTCCTGTCAAGCTCAAATTACatctaaagaaaaaaaatcaattaaatatgtaatattgGTAGAGACAAGACTTAAGACATTGatacatttcttattttctatatGAATTAATAAGGAGAGCACATGATACATTTCTATCACATAATCATGGATTCATGGTAAAACCACAACAACATAGAAGCAGTTCCACTAATAATCACAGGTATGAAAACATCATACTTTTATGAAATTCTTGCTATTCTCAGCCAGACCATCTAGATTCTAGATATAGCTTGATCAGGTATTAAAGGAAGTACGTGATGACCTATATTTTTACAGCAGCGATTCTTAATCCTTAAATATTAAGCATTGACTGAAAATGACAAGGGCACATACCTCAGAAACTGTAGTTAATACAGCACAGATCTTATTAAAAGCAGGATACCGTTCCTTCATAGACTTCACATCTGCAAGAATTGAATTAACCCATTCCATATCATGGATTGGAGCAGACCATATGGGCCCACCCATGTTGTATTTCTTCCCACAATCACTGCATTCTTGGGCAACAGCAGGGCCGAATCCAGGAAGATATCTCACACTGGTATTCTAGATTCAGTATTAAAAACAACGAAAAATTCCAGTCAGATACATATGCATTAGTACTTTAGTagagatcacaaaaaaaaaaaaaaattaagacatACAGCTACTAAGGTAACTACAAAAAAACATAGCTGTTCAAGTTCTGGTTGTGGAATGAAGAATAATTTTTGGACAAAATCTGTCAGCCTGTACACTCATAAAAGCAGATGTATTTAAGTCCTAATATTAATCAAGCCTCACGCGTCCTTCAAAGGTGAATGACACCGACCACCCATGAGAGGATAACTAAGAGCTAAATGgtccaaaatatattataattgacTTATCCAAGGTGTTTATGCAAGAACGATAGCACGATTTCAGGCATTTGCATACATGCTGAGAAGTGACCTTAGGATATGCAATATTGTGCTAAAGAATTTAAGTGATGTGACTGTTTAAGTCACTATCAATGCCACTGTGTTTATGTATCACATAATTAAGCatctcaaaatattttatatttacctTGGACACATTCCTCCCAACTGGTTGAAGATGAAAAGAATCACAACCAGAGCATTGATAAACATAGGACAACTTCAAAGGAGTGTTCTTCATTGCACTTGCAGAGCTGCAATCAATTACAAATCGGGTTAACAAATCAATAAACTAGCACCCATGACCCAAATCGGGTTGATTATATTAATCTAAGTAACTATCTcaataaatgagaaatttggagagagataCTCACGTGAATACACGGACAAAGACTCGCACATAGAAATCAATTTTAACAGATAGCACAGGGACAATGTAACGCTTGTAGCGGTTTGCATGGCTCTGCATAATGGTTACATTACTTGATAAGGTGAAAATgcaataagattaaaaaaagcaTAACTTGATATACCATTActtggaagaaaaaaatgcaCATATCTTACTGTCATGCACGATGAGTAGATACAACCTAATGGTATCAatctttattcaaaattataaatatcagtCTCATTATTATTAGACCAACCCACCTCTTCCCCTGACCCTCCCATTAAGAATTTGCTTCATTTGGAATATACTGTGAAGAGTGAAGATAACAATGAGTGTATCTATTCACcatgaattaaataagtaaCATACAATACTCCTGGAGTCTGACAGTTGATAcagaacaaaagcaaaaatcAATGAGtaaagaagaggaaaaaggTATCTCCAAGGGAAGTTGTGTTTGAGTACACGCACAATTAATTAGGAACCaagaatttcaattatttaacaGAATACCTCAGTAAAATCAACTCACCTCAATACATGCAAGAAGGATCCGCAAAGCCATCTCATGCATATATTTTCCTTTCACTGGGTAGGCTCCATATCTGGTTCAACAAGCATCTAGTCAATACTACTTCTTTGAACTAGCAAACATAGCACAAACAAAGATATCTTCAAAAGCCAATCTTACTTGGAATAGCAAACCTCTCCACTGGACCCACAAAGCACTGCCATATCTGTTGCTGTACACATCAATATGCCTCCATCAGCAACTGATTGAACAGCAGAGTCAAGGAAAATAGATGGTGAACCATAAGGGTCAAGATCAACCTGCAATACAAATCAAGGGATTGAATGAAAGGAGTATTAAGTTGTTGTAGtgcaaaaagtaaaatgtgtcAAATCGCACAGGCTATAACACAAGGTAAAGAGAGCGCAATAATGTGGGATCGCGTAACTACCTCAGTCCTAATATGGCATCCGAATATGAGAAATTGAGAACTGTGAAAGCCAAATTTAAACTTCTACATTATAGAATGATAATGTGGAAGCAAGAAACTTCTTTGAAATCCTTTTCATGTTACATAATACTACAAGGTTAGCTTATAATCTCATATATTATCAGAATGCAAGTTACACAATGCTGGGTTGCAAAATACAATGCATTGACCTTCAGATACATACCACATCGAATTCTTTTGGGTGTGTAAGCATGTAGACTCTAGCATCAACAAGATGGGACTCCACCTTTGAAATTGCAACTAAACCATTAAGTTTAATATTTCTCCGGCAAGATTCAACAGATGCTGCAGAAGAAGAGTAATATCAGCATTTTATCTTGGACACTGTCAATTAACAGTAGAGCACGAGAAAAGAAAGACAAGAAGATTCTTTCATTGGACTCATAGCCACAAAACCAATTTCGTGCattataaaagaaacaaaagggAGAAAAACCGCTCCCCCTGGTTTGTGTTGCATAATCAATGAGAAATGTGGAACTACCTTTATCATTATCCAGGGCCACAACTTTCCCAATTCCCTCTACTTCACGAGCATATCTCAAAGCCCTAAGACCAGAGGCTGACAATGCCTGTCAAATAAGTAAAGCATGTCATCAGAtgatacaataaaatatgaaaccAGTAGTATAGTTATTCCCAAGAGGAAACAACACAAGCAACACATAGCGCAATAACAACCTCCAAAACTCGTGGTGGCTTCAATTCTCCTGGGACCTTTCCCCCTTGGCTGGCTGCTGAATTCTCCGAGATGCTGCAGGGTTCATCTTGAGATATATCTTTAGAGACATCACATTCCCCATTAGATTTCTCATCGTGCTCCATAGCTTCCGGTTTAACAGCCTCCTTGGctctaattttcattttcttggaAAGCAGCCTAGCTTCGTGTTCTTGCTGGCGTTCCGATATAAATGTCCGCAAAACGGCAAGAGACATGTCTCTGTTATTGACCTGACATCACATTCCAAACATATTGCTAATTACTCCACAGACATTTAGTTTAACGTATCTCAATGAGATTGCATTTAAGATAGGTTCATAAATCTTGCAATCTATCAAATTCAATGTAGAGAACTCCAATTGTATCATCATGAATTCAGAAACCTTAACTAAACATGAACAATTAACGCGAATTGACGAGCAGACATCTCAATAAACCTGGGCCTTGTTATAAAAGACTTCATTTTTAACGTGCATCAGAATCTCAGCCTCTCCTTCTTTGATTACAGTGTAATCGTTGATATCCAATGATGCCTGCGTTTCATCGGACCCGACCATAACTTTGAACACGGTAGCGGCGTTAAGATAGGCAAGATTTGGGAAAAACAGATGAGATTTAAAGAGAAGAATAACTGCAAACAAAACCTACGAGAATTCTATAATTAGGATTCTTTGGggagaattaattattgtGAAGAAGAGAAGAGTTTTGAGTGACACTACCATGTGTTGAAATACCTATACAGCCCTTAATTTTGAACCATTAATACCCCTAAATAGATACTCCTTTAATAACTggagtaatttatattatcttttaatactacaaaattagAGATTTGTTTGCGGCTGATTTTAAGCGACTCATGACTAGAGATGTCAAACGAGCCGGGCCGGGCCAGCTAGTGAATTGAAGCGGGCTTGGGCTAGGCTAATCCTAGTAGTTTATTCGGGCTCTCTTGGGCCGTTTTATAAACTCAGGACCGGCCCGGACCCACCAGAAGCCTAGTCCGGAACCAGCCCAGTTACAACTAACTTATGTgattattagtaatataatgGCAAAATACATacttaggtccttatactttagtcaaaatgttcattaggtccttgtacaaattttttttattttaataggtccttgtaattttcacaatatttttatcaggtcatcgtacaatttttcattttg
This window contains:
- the LOC125205772 gene encoding probable tRNA (guanine(26)-N(2))-dimethyltransferase 1 isoform X1, giving the protein MVGSDETQASLDINDYTVIKEGEAEILMHVKNEVFYNKAQVNNRDMSLAVLRTFISERQQEHEARLLSKKMKIRAKEAVKPEAMEHDEKSNGECDVSKDISQDEPCSISENSAASQGGKVPGELKPPRVLEALSASGLRALRYAREVEGIGKVVALDNDKASVESCRRNIKLNGLVAISKVESHLVDARVYMLTHPKEFDVVDLDPYGSPSIFLDSAVQSVADGGILMCTATDMAVLCGSSGEVCYSKYGAYPVKGKYMHEMALRILLACIESHANRYKRYIVPVLSVKIDFYVRVFVRVFTSASAMKNTPLKLSYVYQCSGCDSFHLQPVGRNVSKNTSVRYLPGFGPAVAQECSDCGKKYNMGGPIWSAPIHDMEWVNSILADVKSMKERYPAFNKICAVLTTVSEELPDVPLYLSLHSLSATLKCTSPSAVMFRSAVINAGYRISGTHACELGLKTNAPMDVIWDIMRCWVKTHPVKAQSPGMAGSVILAKEPVLQVNFARAAASLSKAQAKKVARFPRNPERHWGPKLRAGRQITIKHTSLLGADVVNELQKLKEGEDEAASKHKKTEEPTPNEVEDEPASKRKKTEESTPNL
- the LOC125205772 gene encoding probable tRNA (guanine(26)-N(2))-dimethyltransferase 1 isoform X2 codes for the protein MSLAVLRTFISERQQEHEARLLSKKMKIRAKEAVKPEAMEHDEKSNGECDVSKDISQDEPCSISENSAASQGGKVPGELKPPRVLEALSASGLRALRYAREVEGIGKVVALDNDKASVESCRRNIKLNGLVAISKVESHLVDARVYMLTHPKEFDVVDLDPYGSPSIFLDSAVQSVADGGILMCTATDMAVLCGSSGEVCYSKYGAYPVKGKYMHEMALRILLACIESHANRYKRYIVPVLSVKIDFYVRVFVRVFTSASAMKNTPLKLSYVYQCSGCDSFHLQPVGRNVSKNTSVRYLPGFGPAVAQECSDCGKKYNMGGPIWSAPIHDMEWVNSILADVKSMKERYPAFNKICAVLTTVSEELPDVPLYLSLHSLSATLKCTSPSAVMFRSAVINAGYRISGTHACELGLKTNAPMDVIWDIMRCWVKTHPVKAQSPGMAGSVILAKEPVLQVNFARAAASLSKAQAKKVARFPRNPERHWGPKLRAGRQITIKHTSLLGADVVNELQKLKEGEDEAASKHKKTEEPTPNEVEDEPASKRKKTEESTPNL